In the Quercus lobata isolate SW786 chromosome 5, ValleyOak3.0 Primary Assembly, whole genome shotgun sequence genome, one interval contains:
- the LOC115988643 gene encoding uncharacterized protein LOC115988643: MAFKEFVVFFVLVCIASSLDGGMVKENDLNDFISRKQIEPRIKSIETKNGEIYDCVNIYEQPSLKHPSLKNHKFEMRPSNKVRELLAQIHSKKLPPSFRYAKIELDEKCPQGTIPIVRVTYNETPENESNLNKPQFSPLQSNGGLRSAGLLTKTTPDKMFHSNLASISVYNPQVGPHQYSSASVAVEAGDGPNFNQIQVGWIVNPDLYGDTRTHWFMQWTSNVRNITGCFNLNCGGFVQTNTQVPVGGAIDKVSVYSTEDQVILSFGLIQDNEGGKWWVVYNDNIDPIGYWPPTEFKELVEGADTLEWGGYVFTPPDDNTCPPMGSGHFDDGIYDRTCFMNQLQYTDSNYDLQSPTDVQTFMSDCYHEGDNSYKNDLQGYSFLFGGPLAPKKIVTT; encoded by the exons ATGGCATTCAAagaatttgttgttttttttgtcttaGTATGTATTGCATCCTCCCTTGATGGAGGCATGGTAAAAGAGAACGATCTCAATGATTTTATTTCCAGAAAACAGATTGAACCACGCATCAAAAGTATTGAG ACTAAAAATGGAGAAATCTATGATTGCGTGAATATTTATGAGCAACCAAGCTTAAAGCACCCTTCACTCAAGAATCATAAATTTGAG ATGAGACCTAGCAATAAAGTAAGAGAACTATTAGCCCAAATACATTCGAAGAAGCTGCCGCCTAGTTTTCGTTATGCAAAGATTGAGTTAGATGAGAAGTGTCCGCAAGGGACTATCCCGATTGTGAGGGTCACATACAATGAAACACCTGAGAAtgaatcaaatttaaataaGCCTCAATTTTCTCCGCTTCAATCGAATGGTGGTTTGCGA TCTGCAGGGCTGCTTACAAAAACAACCCCAGACAAAATGTTTCATTCAAATCTAGCAAGTATTAGTGTATATAATCCTCAAGTTGGACCTCACCAATATAGTTCGGCTTCAGTAGCAGTAGAAGCAGGAGATGGACCTAACTTCAATCAAATACAAGTGGGGTGGATT GTGAACCCAGACTTATATGGTGATACACGCACCCATTGGTTTATGCAATGGACT AGCAACGTCCGCAATATTACAGGATGTTTTAATCTTAATTGCGGGGGTTTCGTACAAACTAATACCCAAGTTCCTGTTGGCGGTGCAATCGATAAGGTCTCTGTTTACAGTACTGAAGACCAAGTGATTCTAAGCTTTGGCCTTATtcaa GATAACGAAGGTGGAAAATGGTGGGTGGTTTATAATGATAATATTgatccaattgggtattggccACCCACAGAATTTAAAGAGTTAGTTGAAGGAGCAGACACATTGGAATGGGGAGGCTATGTTTTCACTCCGCCGGATGATAATACTTGCCCTCCAATGGGCAGTGGACATTTTGATGATGGTATATATGATCGGACTTGCTTTATGAACCAACTTCAATATACGGATTCCAACTATGATTTGCAGTCTCCAACTGATGTTCAAACCTTTATGTCCGATTGCTACCATGAAGGAGATAATTCATACAAAAACGACTTACAAGGTTATAGCTTTCTTTTTGGCGGACCACTGGCACCGAAAAAGATTGtaactacttaa